Proteins encoded within one genomic window of Candidatus Binataceae bacterium:
- a CDS encoding amidohydrolase family protein, whose translation MPEFDIVIKDGMIIDGTRAPRIRGDLGIKNGRIARLGRVPTGEGAKVIDARGLIVAPGFIDLHTHYDAQLFWDPWLTISGWHGVTSVVIGNCGFGFAPVKPGDEERAMLTMTRTEAIPLAAMKAAMPWDWHTYPEFLDRIDHLPKGVNVLPYVPINPLLGYVMGIEESKSGRMPTDDEHRMMAHLLNEAMDAGAYGWSAQRLKPDGPSSVQRDWDGSPMNTDIMHDETCKVFAKVLGERGEGFQELTLASWNPKEDARHFEELATISGRPIMFEAVQSQDRFPHRHRNMIRWLERCRMRGIPVYGQGITTEAGLTFTFEDWNLFDDSDTWREVTTGTIAERKAKLADLARREGLKTKLPREGLITSFFDQIVIVSVADDKLRAFEGLTLRKAGERDGKHPVDVMCDLAVADNLKTEFFAPAVNRDPALMKEIIDYPWITFGVSDGGAHTKFLTAGRYPTEGIISFVRERGWLTLEDIHWRLSALPAFCAGFKDRGFLREGAPADIVIYDFEKLAVGPVEVVHDLPGNEWRRVQRAEGYRHILVNGQVTFENDECTGATPGKLLRHGVGA comes from the coding sequence ATGCCAGAATTCGACATTGTCATTAAAGACGGAATGATCATTGACGGGACCCGCGCCCCGCGTATCCGCGGCGACCTCGGGATCAAGAACGGTCGCATCGCCAGGCTCGGGCGTGTCCCGACCGGCGAAGGCGCCAAGGTGATCGACGCGCGCGGGCTCATCGTCGCCCCCGGCTTCATCGATCTCCACACCCATTACGACGCCCAGCTCTTCTGGGACCCGTGGCTCACCATCTCGGGATGGCACGGGGTGACCTCGGTGGTCATCGGCAACTGCGGTTTCGGTTTCGCCCCGGTCAAGCCCGGTGACGAGGAGCGCGCGATGCTGACGATGACGCGCACCGAGGCGATTCCGCTGGCCGCGATGAAGGCCGCGATGCCGTGGGATTGGCATACCTATCCCGAGTTTCTCGACCGCATCGATCACCTGCCCAAGGGGGTCAACGTTCTGCCCTACGTGCCGATCAATCCGCTGCTCGGCTACGTGATGGGCATCGAGGAGTCCAAGAGCGGGCGGATGCCGACCGACGACGAGCATCGGATGATGGCGCATCTGCTCAACGAGGCGATGGACGCCGGCGCCTACGGATGGTCGGCGCAGCGCCTGAAGCCCGACGGGCCGTCGTCGGTGCAGCGCGATTGGGACGGCTCGCCGATGAACACCGACATCATGCACGACGAGACCTGCAAGGTCTTCGCCAAGGTGCTCGGCGAGCGCGGCGAGGGCTTCCAGGAACTGACGCTGGCGAGCTGGAACCCCAAGGAAGACGCGCGCCACTTCGAGGAGCTTGCGACGATCAGCGGACGGCCGATCATGTTCGAGGCCGTGCAGTCGCAGGACCGCTTCCCCCATCGCCACCGCAACATGATCCGATGGCTGGAGCGCTGCCGCATGCGCGGCATCCCGGTTTACGGCCAGGGCATCACCACCGAGGCCGGTCTGACCTTCACCTTCGAGGACTGGAACCTCTTCGACGACTCCGACACCTGGCGCGAGGTGACTACCGGCACGATCGCGGAGCGCAAGGCCAAGCTCGCCGACCTCGCGCGCCGCGAGGGGCTGAAGACCAAGCTTCCGCGCGAAGGGCTGATCACCAGCTTCTTCGATCAGATCGTGATCGTTAGCGTGGCCGACGACAAGCTGCGCGCGTTCGAGGGGCTGACCCTGCGCAAGGCCGGCGAGCGCGACGGCAAGCATCCGGTGGACGTGATGTGCGACCTCGCGGTGGCCGATAATCTCAAGACCGAGTTCTTCGCCCCCGCGGTCAACCGCGACCCCGCGCTGATGAAGGAGATCATCGACTATCCGTGGATCACCTTCGGCGTCTCCGACGGCGGCGCGCACACCAAGTTCCTCACCGCCGGCCGCTACCCGACCGAGGGCATCATCAGCTTCGTGCGCGAGCGCGGATGGCTCACGCTGGAGGACATCCACTGGCGGCTGAGCGCGTTGCCCGCGTTCTGCGCCGGCTTCAAGGATCGCGGCTTCCTGCGCGAGGGCGCGCCGGCCGACATCGTGATCTACGATTTCGAAAAGCTCGCGGTGGGGCCGGTCGAAGTCGTGCACGACCTGCCGGGCAACGAGTGGCGCCGGGTGCAGCGCGCCGAGGGTTACCGCCACATCCTGGTCAACGGCCAGGTCACGTTCGAGAACGACGAGTGCACCGGTGCGACGCCGGGCAAGCTGCTGCGCCACGGCGTCGGCGCGTGA
- a CDS encoding carboxymuconolactone decarboxylase family protein — protein sequence MARLPYLNREDLDPDERFVFDEFERERGTPPANIHRLMANAPNLMRRFSTLAVELRNHTRLDPRLRELALMTVGRIAGAEYEFVHHWNIALRVGVRREQLEQLVDFERSPVFDEQERAVMRYAAEVTSNIKVSDATFDALRAFLDHRRLMELAMNVATYNAVVRIIVPLGVELEPDAKKN from the coding sequence ATGGCGCGACTGCCGTATCTCAACCGCGAGGATCTCGATCCCGATGAGCGTTTCGTCTTCGACGAGTTCGAGCGCGAGCGCGGTACCCCGCCCGCCAACATCCATCGCCTGATGGCGAACGCGCCCAATCTGATGCGCCGCTTCTCGACGCTCGCGGTCGAGCTGCGCAACCATACCCGGCTCGACCCCCGGCTGCGCGAGCTGGCGCTGATGACCGTCGGACGCATCGCCGGCGCCGAGTACGAGTTCGTCCATCATTGGAACATCGCGCTGCGTGTCGGCGTGCGCCGCGAGCAGCTCGAACAACTCGTCGACTTCGAGCGCTCGCCCGTCTTCGATGAGCAGGAGCGGGCGGTGATGCGCTACGCGGCCGAAGTCACGTCCAACATCAAAGTCTCCGACGCCACCTTCGACGCCCTGCGCGCCTTCCTCGACCACCGCCGGCTGATGGAGCTCGCGATGAACGTCGCGACCTACAACGCGGTGGTGCGGATCATCGTGCCGCTGGGGGTCGAGCTCGAGCCCGACGCGAAGAAAAACTGA
- the ilvB gene encoding biosynthetic-type acetolactate synthase large subunit: protein MKKLSGAQIIIESLIAEGVDVIFGYPGGAILPTYDALLDSRIRHILVRHEQGAAHMAEGYARVSGRPGVVMVTSGPGATNTVTGIADAYMDSTPLVVISGQVATTMIGNDAFQEADIVGITRPCTKHNYLVKDVREVARIIKEAFFIAGTGRPGPVVVDVPKDVQQHEYAFKYPDKVELRGFKPTLKGNPRQIERAVEAIEKSEKPLFYVGGGVQWSGAAPELTQLVRGLGIPVTETLMGLGSFPASDPLCLGMLGMHGSYGTNTAVCNTDCLIAVGARFDDRVTGRIADFAPNAKTIIHIDIDPSSISKNVKVDIPIVGDIKSVLSDMLRVVKGREGIAKRRPAWLRWHQQILQWRREKPLYINGNGKRPGDSVSPTQVLEELHRLTKGDCIIATDVGQHQMWVAQLFPFERPRSLLTSGGLGTMGYGLPAGIGAKFAAPDRKVVVISGDGSIQMNIQELGTAVQYNVDVKVIILNNYFLGMVRQWQEKFYQERYSYSAMSVPNFVKLAEAYGARGFRIERQSDLAATMKEAFATPGPVLVDIVIPKEEAVMPMIPPGGAMSEMLFA, encoded by the coding sequence ATGAAGAAACTTAGCGGAGCGCAAATCATAATCGAAAGCCTGATCGCCGAAGGCGTCGACGTAATCTTCGGCTACCCGGGCGGCGCGATCCTGCCCACCTATGACGCCTTGCTGGATTCACGAATCAGGCACATCCTGGTCCGCCACGAGCAGGGCGCGGCGCACATGGCCGAGGGATACGCGCGGGTCAGCGGACGGCCGGGCGTGGTGATGGTGACTTCGGGGCCGGGCGCGACCAATACCGTCACCGGCATCGCCGACGCCTACATGGATTCGACCCCGCTGGTCGTCATCTCGGGCCAGGTGGCGACCACCATGATCGGCAACGACGCCTTTCAGGAGGCCGACATCGTCGGCATCACCCGCCCCTGCACCAAGCACAACTACCTGGTCAAGGATGTGCGCGAGGTCGCGCGGATCATCAAGGAGGCCTTCTTTATCGCGGGCACCGGGCGCCCCGGCCCGGTGGTGGTGGACGTGCCCAAGGACGTCCAGCAGCACGAGTATGCCTTCAAGTATCCCGACAAGGTCGAGCTGCGCGGCTTCAAGCCCACCCTCAAGGGCAATCCGCGTCAGATCGAGCGCGCGGTCGAGGCGATCGAGAAGAGCGAAAAGCCGCTGTTCTACGTCGGCGGCGGCGTGCAATGGTCAGGCGCGGCGCCCGAGCTGACCCAGCTCGTGCGCGGCCTCGGCATCCCGGTCACCGAGACGCTGATGGGGCTGGGCTCGTTTCCGGCCTCGGACCCGCTGTGCCTGGGGATGCTTGGGATGCACGGCTCGTACGGGACCAATACCGCGGTGTGCAACACCGATTGCCTGATCGCGGTGGGCGCACGCTTTGACGACCGTGTCACCGGGCGCATCGCCGATTTCGCGCCCAATGCGAAGACGATCATCCACATCGACATCGACCCCTCGTCGATTTCCAAGAACGTCAAGGTCGATATCCCGATCGTAGGCGACATCAAGTCGGTGCTGAGCGACATGCTGCGCGTGGTCAAGGGGCGCGAGGGGATCGCTAAGCGGCGCCCGGCGTGGCTCCGCTGGCATCAGCAAATCCTCCAGTGGCGGCGCGAGAAGCCGCTGTATATCAACGGCAACGGCAAGCGCCCGGGCGACTCGGTCTCGCCGACCCAGGTGCTCGAAGAGCTCCATCGGCTGACCAAGGGCGACTGCATCATCGCCACCGACGTCGGCCAGCATCAGATGTGGGTCGCCCAGCTTTTCCCCTTCGAGCGCCCGCGCTCGCTTTTGACCTCGGGCGGGCTGGGCACGATGGGCTATGGGCTGCCGGCCGGCATCGGCGCCAAGTTCGCCGCCCCCGATCGCAAGGTGGTGGTGATCTCGGGTGATGGCTCGATCCAGATGAACATCCAGGAGCTCGGCACCGCGGTCCAGTACAACGTCGATGTCAAGGTCATCATCCTGAACAACTATTTCCTCGGGATGGTGCGTCAGTGGCAGGAGAAGTTCTACCAGGAGCGCTACTCGTACTCGGCGATGTCGGTGCCCAATTTCGTCAAGCTCGCTGAGGCCTATGGCGCGCGCGGCTTTCGCATCGAGAGGCAGAGCGATCTGGCGGCGACGATGAAGGAAGCCTTTGCCACCCCCGGCCCGGTGCTCGTCGACATCGTGATCCCCAAGGAGGAGGCGGTGATGCCGATGATTCCGCCGGGCGGCGCGATGTCGGAGATGCTGTTCGCCTGA
- a CDS encoding FHA domain-containing protein, with amino-acid sequence MKRIPRAVIGGALTLAALFALQMSAAPRALATLQISVGNPGLQHFDSDGGVELDFGLTDSAGAPVGNLRPDNVQVFEDGKPAKIIDFRGVGQGRPVDIVFVMDVTESMQPYIDAIKQNMINFAHDLASNNRDYRLGLVTFEDYVVSKYPDCNCAYRNQLTPDVSEFIKWVGTLHASGGGDIPEDPLDALAYAATLPFRPQAQAILILITDAPCHKAGDGPDRGGDQAYRLHKNPNADVTELTGDKVAAILQRQGLTLYAVVPPPFIEPAYAEVVKATHGRSYNIVTEQNRFPELVREIGHSIATEYSLTYRTPRPIEDGTSREVELKINYEGQTGSANTSYQVHGVGGARINVPEGGEGEAASNMGGTGLAQLSFNWWNLAVPLIAIAGLFGLSRMRFGVPAEELKAIVEAQSRAAPPRAPRAPVTAQPAQTARTAAPAPPPSSAPLIAHEARLSLVEPMDPVPAEYSLLKDEVSMGRGEDNDVVIPHPSVSRAHARLMRRNGVYELTDLNSTNGSFVNEQQVRGSVRVSSGSQVRLGDVRFVLRY; translated from the coding sequence ATGAAGCGCATACCCCGGGCCGTGATCGGCGGCGCACTGACGCTTGCCGCGCTGTTCGCACTCCAGATGAGCGCGGCGCCGCGCGCGCTCGCCACCTTGCAGATCTCGGTCGGTAATCCCGGGCTCCAGCACTTCGACTCCGACGGCGGCGTCGAGCTCGACTTCGGGCTGACCGACTCCGCCGGCGCGCCGGTGGGCAACCTGCGTCCGGACAACGTCCAGGTCTTTGAGGACGGCAAGCCGGCCAAAATCATCGACTTCCGCGGAGTGGGCCAGGGCCGCCCGGTGGATATTGTGTTCGTGATGGACGTGACCGAGTCGATGCAGCCTTACATCGACGCCATCAAGCAGAACATGATCAACTTCGCTCACGACCTTGCCTCCAACAACCGCGACTATCGCCTGGGCTTGGTCACCTTCGAGGACTACGTGGTCTCGAAGTATCCCGACTGCAACTGCGCCTATCGCAACCAGCTCACCCCCGACGTGAGCGAATTCATCAAATGGGTCGGCACCCTGCACGCGAGCGGCGGCGGCGATATCCCAGAGGACCCGCTCGATGCGCTCGCCTACGCCGCCACGCTGCCGTTTCGCCCGCAGGCGCAGGCGATCCTAATCCTGATCACCGACGCGCCCTGCCATAAGGCCGGCGACGGCCCCGACCGCGGCGGCGACCAGGCTTATCGCTTGCACAAGAATCCCAACGCCGACGTGACCGAGCTGACCGGCGACAAGGTAGCCGCGATCCTCCAGCGTCAGGGGCTGACGCTGTACGCGGTGGTGCCGCCGCCGTTCATCGAGCCAGCTTACGCCGAGGTCGTAAAGGCGACCCACGGCCGTTCCTATAACATCGTCACCGAGCAGAACCGCTTCCCCGAACTGGTCCGCGAGATCGGCCATTCGATCGCGACCGAATACTCGCTGACCTATCGCACGCCGCGGCCTATCGAGGACGGCACCAGCCGCGAGGTTGAGCTGAAAATCAACTACGAGGGCCAGACCGGCTCAGCCAACACCTCCTACCAGGTCCATGGCGTCGGCGGCGCGCGGATCAACGTGCCCGAGGGCGGCGAGGGCGAGGCCGCGAGTAACATGGGCGGCACGGGCCTCGCGCAGCTATCCTTCAACTGGTGGAACCTGGCGGTGCCGCTGATCGCTATCGCAGGGCTCTTCGGGTTGTCGCGCATGCGCTTCGGGGTGCCGGCAGAGGAGCTCAAGGCGATCGTGGAGGCGCAGAGCCGCGCGGCGCCGCCGCGGGCCCCACGCGCGCCGGTCACCGCGCAGCCGGCGCAGACTGCGCGCACTGCGGCGCCCGCGCCGCCGCCTTCTTCAGCCCCGCTAATTGCGCACGAGGCGCGGCTCAGCCTGGTCGAGCCGATGGATCCGGTGCCCGCCGAGTACAGCCTGCTCAAGGACGAAGTTTCGATGGGTCGCGGCGAGGACAACGACGTTGTGATCCCGCATCCGAGCGTCTCGCGCGCGCACGCGCGCCTGATGCGGCGCAACGGAGTGTACGAGCTGACCGATCTCAACTCGACCAACGGCAGCTTCGTCAATGAGCAGCAGGTGCGCGGCTCGGTGCGGGTGAGCAGCGGTAGCCAGGTGCGCCTGGGCGACGTGCGCTTCGTCCTGCGCTATTGA
- a CDS encoding carboxypeptidase-like regulatory domain-containing protein translates to MKHLSSWRAAVLLFAPLLLLAALVLGPARISLGQATGSVGVVVVGFTGTLPPGFQNISFNVVSVRLNPSTNPNVSDLDPNWVTIPVPQGVGLNTTGVTNPFTTLATLFNLNTTGQSPTAGGTGPSELQIDMAQIATLPQMFNSWTVPASNYHQIELALDNLSAGNVIPDCFSTKRPLEGCISSQIAMFNPSPLLRTSGQVTVPLGGVATLIIHINPTANNKSTPPSFSGANYTLNPRITQASSATGLIRGSASGATQVLAELSGTDQVVETTTLGGGRYTLVLPAATDGTLYDLVASSPNFAYKVASGVLVTRGQSQKINLDSAGFVGGSSLSGQITDQCLGLPIEGATVELKDPTTGVVLASANTDDTGTYPMRPSNFVPQAFKSIPNGTYRLVVSAAGYNTQQSSITLAGNSVVNVALGRAQLSGFVTVNPPLPAGSSALNVLVTAEDQGTHHIENVTLATIPPGSGQASFSMFVPDSSKVAAFDLYAAASDLFSGLPEKYTGHTIAVRSGVANSGTCSANPLHPTLAMQCVGHASVTGTTATFDSGTSIVLSKNGVQLITSGVVPEGTPNPSASPTPIAGRFEFCAPADPQPYTLQRFETSPPGAQPSPAASPTSVTMLPPTTVNPPCSTICSDGSGKCLVCQNQPNVEVP, encoded by the coding sequence GTGAAACATCTATCATCCTGGCGGGCGGCGGTCCTGCTGTTCGCGCCCCTGTTGCTGCTTGCCGCTCTGGTTCTCGGCCCGGCCAGGATTAGTCTCGGTCAAGCCACGGGATCGGTCGGCGTCGTGGTGGTCGGTTTCACGGGTACCCTTCCGCCCGGCTTCCAGAACATTTCGTTCAACGTCGTCTCGGTGCGGCTCAACCCGAGCACGAATCCCAACGTGAGCGACCTCGACCCCAACTGGGTGACGATTCCTGTGCCGCAGGGGGTGGGCCTCAACACTACCGGCGTAACCAACCCGTTCACCACGCTGGCGACCCTGTTCAACCTCAACACGACCGGCCAGTCGCCAACCGCGGGCGGCACCGGCCCCAGCGAGCTGCAGATCGATATGGCGCAGATCGCCACGCTGCCGCAGATGTTCAACAGCTGGACGGTGCCGGCGAGCAACTACCATCAGATCGAGCTCGCGCTCGACAACCTCAGCGCGGGCAACGTGATCCCCGACTGCTTCAGCACCAAGCGGCCGCTGGAGGGGTGCATCAGCTCGCAGATCGCGATGTTCAATCCGTCGCCGCTCCTGCGCACATCGGGCCAAGTCACGGTGCCGCTGGGCGGGGTCGCCACGCTGATCATTCACATCAATCCCACCGCGAATAACAAATCGACGCCGCCATCCTTCAGCGGCGCCAACTACACGCTGAATCCGAGGATCACCCAGGCCTCCAGCGCAACGGGGCTAATCAGAGGTAGCGCCTCCGGCGCCACCCAAGTGCTGGCCGAGCTGAGCGGGACCGACCAGGTGGTTGAAACCACCACCCTCGGCGGCGGGCGTTACACGCTGGTGCTGCCGGCGGCAACGGATGGAACGCTTTACGACCTGGTCGCCTCGAGCCCAAACTTCGCCTACAAGGTCGCAAGCGGCGTGTTGGTCACGCGCGGACAATCGCAGAAGATAAATCTCGATTCGGCGGGTTTCGTCGGCGGCAGCTCGCTTTCGGGCCAGATCACAGACCAGTGTTTGGGACTACCAATCGAGGGCGCGACGGTCGAGCTGAAGGACCCCACCACCGGCGTGGTGCTCGCCAGCGCCAACACCGACGACACCGGCACCTACCCGATGCGGCCGAGCAATTTCGTGCCACAGGCCTTCAAGAGCATCCCCAACGGCACCTATCGGCTGGTGGTGAGCGCGGCCGGCTACAACACGCAGCAATCGTCGATCACGCTCGCGGGCAACAGCGTGGTCAACGTCGCGCTCGGACGCGCCCAGCTTAGCGGGTTCGTCACCGTTAACCCCCCGCTGCCTGCCGGTTCGTCGGCACTCAACGTGCTGGTCACCGCCGAGGACCAGGGCACTCATCACATCGAGAACGTCACGCTGGCGACGATCCCACCGGGTTCAGGACAGGCAAGCTTCTCGATGTTCGTGCCGGACAGCAGCAAGGTCGCCGCCTTCGACCTGTATGCGGCGGCAAGCGACCTGTTCAGCGGGCTTCCCGAAAAGTACACCGGGCACACGATCGCCGTACGGAGCGGCGTCGCGAACAGCGGCACCTGCTCGGCCAATCCGCTTCATCCGACGCTCGCGATGCAGTGCGTGGGCCATGCCAGCGTAACCGGCACGACCGCAACCTTCGATTCCGGCACCTCGATCGTGCTCTCCAAGAATGGCGTGCAGTTGATCACCAGCGGAGTCGTGCCGGAAGGCACGCCCAACCCAAGTGCGAGCCCCACGCCGATTGCGGGGCGCTTCGAGTTCTGCGCGCCGGCGGATCCCCAACCCTATACTTTGCAGCGCTTCGAAACCTCGCCGCCGGGCGCCCAGCCCTCGCCGGCCGCCTCGCCTACCAGCGTGACCATGCTGCCGCCGACGACGGTCAACCCGCCGTGCTCGACCATCTGCTCCGATGGCAGCGGCAAGTGCCTGGTGTGCCAGAATCAACCGAACGTCGAGGTGCCGTAA
- a CDS encoding HlyD family secretion protein gives MKSNLLRRALLVIVAIAVIAAIFPAIRYYRYFSTHVSTDDAYVDGTVGLVSSRIQGTVIKVFVEDNWHVKPGDPLVQLDPTDYEVRITEAEAQLARARQTVDQLYAQVQAAESGLKLAESQLIQARIDYNRAKQLRAQGVVSSEYYDQATTGLRVALATEALAKHQLLQAEAALGPNRVDHERYDRAIVRQAQAALQLAKLNLSYTTIKAPFEGIVTRKSVHVGHRIEVGQPLMALVPVRGLYITANYKETQLTDVRVGQRAEVEADIYPGYVYHGHVDSISIGTGAAFALLPPENATGNWVKVVQRVPVKIVLDNPEPADKPLRMGLSVEVSIDISDTRGPLLSSTLQHEYHQRGIIPETLHWLRPLDNGLRDLQNYRLFRGHAPAVGVQQQPPAAPSRPAATPAPAQSGGPRAAAD, from the coding sequence ATGAAGTCGAATCTGCTGCGCCGGGCTTTGCTGGTGATCGTCGCCATCGCGGTGATCGCCGCCATCTTCCCCGCTATCCGCTACTACCGTTATTTCAGCACCCACGTGTCCACCGACGACGCCTACGTCGACGGCACGGTCGGGCTGGTCTCCTCGCGGATCCAGGGCACCGTGATCAAGGTCTTCGTCGAGGATAACTGGCACGTCAAGCCGGGCGACCCGCTGGTCCAGCTCGATCCCACTGACTACGAGGTGCGGATCACCGAGGCCGAGGCACAGCTTGCGCGCGCGCGACAGACTGTCGACCAGCTCTACGCCCAAGTGCAGGCCGCCGAGTCGGGGCTCAAGCTGGCCGAATCGCAGCTCATCCAAGCCCGCATCGATTACAACCGGGCCAAGCAGCTGCGCGCGCAGGGCGTGGTGTCGAGCGAGTACTACGACCAGGCGACCACGGGACTACGCGTCGCGCTCGCCACCGAAGCGCTCGCCAAGCATCAGTTGCTCCAGGCGGAAGCCGCACTCGGCCCCAATCGCGTGGATCACGAGCGCTACGACCGCGCGATCGTCCGCCAGGCGCAGGCCGCCCTTCAGTTGGCCAAGCTCAACCTGAGCTACACCACGATCAAGGCGCCGTTCGAGGGAATCGTGACGCGCAAGAGCGTTCACGTCGGCCATCGGATCGAGGTCGGACAGCCGCTGATGGCGCTGGTGCCGGTGCGCGGCCTGTACATAACCGCCAACTACAAGGAGACCCAACTCACCGACGTGCGCGTCGGACAGCGCGCCGAGGTCGAGGCGGACATCTATCCCGGCTACGTCTATCACGGACACGTCGATTCGATCAGTATCGGCACCGGCGCCGCCTTCGCCCTGCTCCCGCCGGAGAACGCCACCGGCAACTGGGTCAAGGTCGTCCAGCGCGTCCCGGTCAAGATCGTACTCGATAATCCGGAGCCTGCGGATAAGCCGCTGCGGATGGGTCTGTCGGTCGAAGTGAGCATCGACATCAGCGACACCCGCGGGCCATTACTCTCTTCAACGCTCCAGCACGAATACCATCAGCGCGGGATCATCCCCGAGACGTTGCATTGGCTGCGCCCGCTCGATAACGGCCTGCGCGACCTCCAGAACTACCGGCTCTTCCGCGGCCACGCGCCCGCTGTAGGCGTACAACAGCAGCCTCCCGCAGCGCCTTCGCGGCCCGCGGCCACGCCGGCGCCCGCGCAATCCGGCGGGCCGCGCGCTGCAGCCGACTAG
- a CDS encoding phosphotransferase — translation MEPAHNNPQPETLAAALGAFLGSTVERLRVLASGWETTLYEFALRSRSEMMPAVAAGAPLVLRFYPSAKAAAKGAREFAILNYLAEAGFPAPRACLFEPDPTPIGAPFLVMERVRGGPLFAVRSFPQAFRTFSMGFLGFVRAQVQLHRMTPPPDLNQLPAPSTSDCAAAHLLDHTLATIAQRIEEGPLPGLAEALGRLRARAGEFRAAPASFLHLDYHPQNVLVEGLHVTGVIDWANAAAGDRHFDAATTAVILSTSAMEHPRWMRQNIVGNTLRRNFYLLYVALYHTLAPLDLRRLRYYQGLAATLRLSMLGMMRTRTPESVGFRADAISEVTPSVLGLLSRYTARKTGARVTVP, via the coding sequence ATGGAACCTGCGCACAACAACCCGCAGCCTGAGACGTTGGCCGCCGCCCTCGGCGCCTTTCTGGGCAGTACGGTGGAGCGGCTGCGCGTGCTCGCCAGCGGATGGGAAACCACACTGTACGAATTTGCACTGCGCTCGCGAAGCGAAATGATGCCCGCCGTCGCCGCGGGCGCGCCGCTCGTCCTCCGTTTCTACCCGAGTGCGAAGGCCGCGGCGAAAGGCGCGCGCGAGTTCGCCATTCTGAACTATCTTGCCGAAGCGGGGTTTCCGGCGCCGCGCGCCTGCCTGTTCGAGCCGGACCCCACGCCTATCGGCGCACCGTTTCTGGTGATGGAGCGGGTGCGCGGCGGGCCGCTCTTCGCAGTGCGCTCGTTCCCGCAGGCGTTCAGGACATTTTCGATGGGGTTCCTGGGCTTCGTGCGCGCCCAGGTCCAGCTTCATCGGATGACGCCGCCGCCGGATTTGAACCAGCTGCCAGCCCCGTCAACCTCCGACTGTGCCGCGGCGCATCTGCTCGATCATACGCTCGCGACGATCGCGCAGCGCATCGAGGAAGGTCCGCTGCCGGGACTTGCCGAGGCGCTGGGCCGCTTACGCGCGCGGGCGGGCGAATTTCGCGCCGCGCCGGCCTCCTTTCTCCACCTCGACTACCATCCGCAGAACGTCCTGGTCGAGGGATTGCACGTGACAGGAGTGATCGACTGGGCCAACGCGGCTGCGGGCGATCGCCATTTCGACGCCGCGACCACCGCGGTCATCCTGTCCACCAGCGCGATGGAGCATCCGCGCTGGATGCGCCAGAACATCGTCGGCAATACGCTGCGGCGCAATTTCTACCTGCTCTACGTCGCGCTCTACCATACGCTGGCACCGCTCGACTTGCGCCGCCTGCGTTACTACCAAGGGCTGGCCGCCACGCTGCGATTGTCGATGCTGGGAATGATGCGTACGCGCACGCCGGAGAGTGTCGGCTTTCGCGCGGACGCGATAAGCGAGGTCACACCTTCGGTGCTGGGGCTGCTGAGCCGTTACACCGCGCGTAAGACCGGCGCGCGCGTCACCGTCCCGTAG
- a CDS encoding response regulator, with amino-acid sequence MAVRTLIVEDSIPARNIIRRRLEQMGCEVVGEAGNAAEGLRLFRSLSPQLITLDLMMPEVEGVHAKRLFSMIREQAPEVAVIVISAQPKSTGERAEYLRRGALAYFEKPFLKLESLADRLAQLFPELNK; translated from the coding sequence ATGGCGGTCCGCACTTTGATCGTCGAGGATTCCATCCCTGCGCGCAACATCATCCGCCGCCGCCTGGAGCAGATGGGATGCGAGGTAGTGGGCGAAGCCGGCAATGCGGCAGAGGGGTTAAGGTTGTTTCGCAGCCTGAGCCCGCAACTGATCACGCTCGATCTTATGATGCCCGAGGTCGAAGGGGTCCATGCGAAGAGACTGTTCAGCATGATCCGCGAGCAAGCGCCCGAGGTCGCGGTGATCGTTATCAGCGCACAACCCAAAAGCACCGGCGAGCGCGCCGAATATCTGCGCCGGGGGGCGCTTGCCTATTTCGAGAAACCCTTCCTCAAGCTGGAGTCGCTGGCGGACAGGCTGGCGCAGCTTTTCCCGGAGCTGAACAAGTAA